A genomic window from Lycium barbarum isolate Lr01 chromosome 4, ASM1917538v2, whole genome shotgun sequence includes:
- the LOC132636845 gene encoding uncharacterized protein LOC132636845, with protein MDPCPFVRLIIESLALKLPLTATKSASHGIHPSSTPCYAKIKLKNFPSQMTILPLSPTSGDHQSPPESAAVAAGFHLDAAALRRLAGKPVTLTVSVFTGRMGRACGVTSGKLMGSVQVSVDFNGTHSKARVFQNGWMKLGDASAEKPVAMLHLAVRAEPDPRFVFQFGGEPECSPVVFQIQGNIKQPVFSCKFSADRNNRSRSLPSDFNLNNRGWMRTFSGERDRQGRERKGWMIIIYDLSGSAVAAASMITPFVPSPGSDRVSRSNAGAWLILRPNGPSISSWKPWGRLQAWRERGPVDGLGYKFELVTDTGLTSTVPIAEGTMSMKKGGKFCIDNTVKDSALSANSPIRGFVMVSNVEGEGKISAPMVQVGVQHVTCMADAALFIALSAAIDLSMDACRLFSQKLRKELCHDEQELYF; from the exons ATGGATCCATGTCCATTTGTTCGTTTGATAATTGAATCATTAGCGCTTAAACTACCATTAACAGCAACTAAATCAGCTTCTCATGGAATTCATCCTTCATCAACACCATGTTATGCTAAAATTAAGCTAAAAAATTTCCCTTCACAAATGACAATATTGCCCCTCTCTCCAACTTCCGGCGACCACCAATCGCCGCCGGAATCTGCTGCCGTGGCGGCGGGTTTCCACCTTGACGCCGCCGCACTACGGCGGCTTGCTGGAAAACCGGTTACGTTAACTGTTTCGGTTTTTACGGGACGTATGGGACGCGCGTGTGGAGTTACTTCAGGGAAATTGATGGGTTCTGTTCAG GTGAGTGTTGATTTCAATGGGACGCATTCAAAGGCGCGTGTGTTTCAAAACGGGTGGATGAAACTGGGGGATGCATCGGCTGAGAAACCGGTGGCAATGTTGCATCTAGCGGTTCGAGCTGAACCGGACCCGCGGTTTGTTTTTCAGTTTGGTGGTGAACCGGAGTGTAGCCCGGTTGTTTTTCAGATTCAAGGGAATATTAAACAACCGGTTTTTAGTTGCAAGTTTAGTGCTGATCGGAATAATCGTTCGCG ATCTCTCCCATCTGATTTCAACTTAAACAACAGAGGATGGATGAGAACATTTTCTGGAGAAAGGGACAGACAAGGAAGGGAAAGAAAAGGGTGGATGATAATAATCTATGACCTTTCAGGCTCAGCCGTTGCAGCTGCctcaatgatcactccatttgTACCCTCTCCAGGTTCCGACCGCGTTTCACGATCAAATGCTGGTGCATGGCTCATCCTCCGACCTAATGGCCCCTCCATTAGTAGCTGGAAGCCATGGGGCCGACTCCAGGCATGGAGAGAAAGGGGCCCGGTTGACGGACTCGGTTACAAGTTCGAGCTTGTTACTGACACCGGCCTTACTAGTACTGTACCAATAGCCGAAGGCACAATGAGCATGAAAAAAGGCGGTAAATTTTGCATAGACAATACAGTGAAAGACTCTGCACTGAGCGCAAATTCGCCCATTCGAGGATTTGTGATGGTGTCAAATGTGGAAGGCGAAGGCAAAATTAGTGCACCTATGGTTCAAGTGGGGGTGCAACATGTCACTTGTATGGCTGATGCAGCCCTTTTTATCGCGCTTTCGGCTGCCATTGATCTTAGTATGGATGCTTGTAGGCTTTTCTCTCAAAAACTCAGGAAGGAACTGTGCCATGATGAACAAGAATTGTACTTCTAA
- the LOC132638792 gene encoding uncharacterized protein LOC132638792, with translation MQTTQVKYIPLISNSIRKTNNFPSTNLAFCKNAIVSSNYSHLQKQPIISAWKKKRQSGSIRSTKIMLQSAYFIASKFKILPEPLDSILREFGGGNSGNGGGFGFGSGHDWGGFDGFRRKRRKKINWVFFGVIFAILGVGLWLILMKRLDFDVFLGGLGLTLFGFSVNVWKRGVFDWALGFCCCAALVGLFLKEDLQKWARFARREDLKKWVSFARRRKRRLF, from the coding sequence ATGCAAACCACTCAAGTAAAGTATATTCCTTTAATTTCAAATTCAATTCGAAAGACCAATAATTTTCCTTCAACAAATCTTGCATTTTGCAAAAATGCCATAGTTTCTTCCAATTATAGCCATTTGCAGAAACAACCAATTATATCAGCATGGAAAAAGAAAAGGCAATCTGGGTCTATTAGATCAACAAAAATAATGCTACAATCAGCCTATTTTATTGCATCAAAGTTTAAGATTTTACCAGAGCCATTGGATTCAATTTTAAGGGAATTTGGAGGTGGAAATAGTGGAAATGGAGGTGGGTTTGGGTTCGGGTCGGGTCATGATTGGGGAGGTTTTGATGGGtttagaagaaaaagaagaaagaagataaaTTGGGTATTTTTTGGGGTCATTTTTGCAATTCTTGGTGTTGGATTGTGGTTAATTTTGATGAAAAGATTGgattttgatgtgtttttgggGGGTTTGGGATTAACCCTTTTTGGGTTTTCAGTTAATGTGTGGAAAAGAGGGGTTTTTGATTGGGCATTAGGGTTTTGTTGTTGTGCTGCGTTGGTAGGGTTATTTTTGAAAGAAGATTTGCAGAAATGGGCTAGATTTGCAAGAAGAGAAGATTTGAAGAAATGGGTTAGTTttgcaagaagaagaaaaagaaggctGTTTTAG